A single Longimicrobium sp. DNA region contains:
- the sucC gene encoding ADP-forming succinate--CoA ligase subunit beta, translated as MNIHEYQAKELLAAQGVPVPMGEVATTPEQAEAIARRLGGAVVVKAQVHVGGRGKAGGVKLASTPEEARDKAAAILGMDIKGLTVEKVLIAPAEDIASEAYVGIILDRASKAPVWMVSAAGGIDIEEVAATDPDKITKMAVDPRYGFLPHQAHLLATKLYSDPRQVRATARILQQLYKAFIEAGASLAEINPLITTPSGEVKAIDAKFNIDDNELFRLPAIEALRDVSSEDPAEVLAREANLTFIKLDGDVGCVVNGAGLAMATMDLVKYYGGEPANFLDIGGSSNPEKVVNALKIITTDKQVKAILFNIFGGITRTDDVANGIVTATKMIDIKVPIVIRLTGTNEEIAVKILAENGFAAMTDMDEAVQKAVALAKGEAQ; from the coding sequence GTGAACATCCACGAATACCAGGCGAAGGAGCTGCTCGCCGCACAGGGGGTTCCCGTCCCCATGGGCGAGGTGGCCACCACGCCCGAGCAGGCAGAAGCGATCGCCCGGCGGCTAGGCGGCGCCGTGGTGGTGAAGGCCCAGGTGCACGTGGGCGGCCGGGGCAAGGCCGGCGGCGTGAAGCTGGCCAGCACCCCCGAAGAGGCCCGCGACAAGGCCGCGGCCATCCTGGGGATGGACATCAAGGGCCTCACGGTGGAGAAGGTGCTGATCGCCCCCGCCGAGGACATCGCCAGCGAGGCCTACGTGGGCATCATCCTGGACCGCGCCAGCAAGGCGCCGGTGTGGATGGTTTCCGCCGCCGGCGGCATCGACATCGAAGAGGTGGCCGCCACCGACCCGGACAAGATCACCAAGATGGCGGTGGACCCGCGCTACGGGTTCCTTCCCCACCAGGCCCACCTGCTGGCGACGAAGCTGTACAGCGATCCCAGGCAGGTTCGCGCCACGGCCAGGATCCTCCAGCAGCTGTACAAGGCATTCATCGAGGCGGGCGCCTCGCTGGCCGAGATCAACCCGCTGATCACCACGCCCTCGGGCGAGGTGAAGGCCATCGACGCCAAGTTCAACATCGACGACAACGAGCTCTTCCGCCTGCCCGCCATCGAGGCGCTGCGCGACGTATCGTCCGAGGACCCCGCCGAGGTGCTGGCGCGCGAGGCCAACCTCACCTTCATCAAGCTGGACGGCGACGTCGGCTGCGTGGTGAACGGGGCCGGGCTGGCGATGGCCACCATGGACCTGGTGAAGTACTACGGCGGCGAGCCCGCCAACTTCCTGGACATCGGCGGCTCGTCGAACCCCGAGAAGGTGGTGAACGCGCTCAAGATCATCACCACCGACAAGCAGGTGAAGGCCATCCTGTTCAACATCTTCGGCGGCATCACGCGCACCGACGACGTGGCGAACGGCATCGTGACGGCGACGAAGATGATCGACATCAAGGTGCCCATCGTCATTCGCCTTACCGGCACCAACGAGGAGATCGCCGTGAAGATCCTGGCCGAGAACGGCTTCGCCGCGATGACCGACATGGACGAGGCCGTGCAGAAGGCCGTCGCTTTGGCCAAGGGGGAGGCCCAGTGA